From Brassica rapa cultivar Chiifu-401-42 chromosome A06, CAAS_Brap_v3.01, whole genome shotgun sequence:
TCGCTTCCTCTGGTTCTAACCACATTCTCTACCCACTGCTCATTCACGCTTATCCTTCGAGGCTTCTCTGGATCATCTCTCAAGCAATCCTCCAAACCGCTTTTGCAGTTCCCAGCGTGAATCGCTATCAAGTCTCTATATCCAACAGcttcactctcttcttcttcttcaggaaTCTTTTTTTCTCCTCTCCATGACATATTAGTAGTGCCCTGTGACAACAAAGAAACGCTGAGAATGTTTACAAAGTCAATTCAAAATATTTGCGTCATATGATCAGTTCTTACGCTCCAGGAAGTGGTTCTATCTACTGGAGTTCTTCTTGAGGACTGAATAACTTGGCTCTCAAGATACTCCTTTGGAGGCTTTGTAGAAATAAGAATCTTCTTCTTAAGCTCTTCTGGTGATGGAAAGTGCTTACAACTCTCTGAGTCGAAACGAAACAGCATCCCTCTGAATGTTCTAGTTAACATCTACAACACattaccccaaaaaaaaaaaaaaaaatcagttaaaaCTTGTAAAGCTCCTCTGTTCTGagcaaaggagaagaagatactCTCCACCTTAGCAACTTTCCCTTGAAGATTGGGTGGCAAATGATCTTCGAGAGTGACTATGACTGGATAATCAGACACATGAAACGCATTTTCCTTTATGGCGTTGAGACATTTCTGTAAATCCTCATGTGAGGTAAGCGTCCTGATGATGAGCaccaaaaacatatatatatcaactccttggcaaaaatatatatatcaactcttttaaatattttttttttgaaaagcatAATAATAGTGAGTGTAGTGGGGTACCAACCCGCCATGACGAACTTCAGCAGCGTTTCCAGAAGGGTTAGGCCATAAATCAAGCTCGATCACTTTTACACCTTTTCTCAGTGACTGCACGATCGGCTCTACGCTGCTTCTGCTGTTCACTTGGTTCCCAGTCAAGTAAGAGTTGTGTCCCGTGTACACAAAGTAATGCGCTAACGGGGCCTTCATATCATGATGCACCTTTGTTTTTTAAAGTACCCATAAGTTAATTATCTTCTGAAAGCAATATAAATGAAAGATCTCTTACGTACCTGGCGAGACAAGGGAAGAGGAGAGTTTGTATCGCTAAAGAGGTAGCGGTAGAAGGCGTTTAGATGAACAAAACCATGTATATGGAAAACGTTGTGGTGTTTAACGCTGTTGAAGATATCCTGCACGTAGTCCATCCCTGCGTGCTCTTCTCCTTGGACTTCACTCACAAACCTTAAAAGGTCATCCGAAGACATCTTGCCGTTTCTTGAGTAAGCTTCGAAGAGTCTCTTGATGCTCCCTGGTGGCTGCCTCTTTTTCTCCTTGAAGCTCCTGCTACAACAGAAGCACACTTTGAAAGTCTCcgacatttttattatatcttcttcttcttactagCTATACTTCTTACTTGTTCAGCAacatagacacatatatatacgAATATTATGATAGACACTAATTTAAAAGTGATAAAAAGGAATATATGCTCGTATCAATTATCATCTCTTCAAAGGAACGTGTCTCGCTATTCGCGTTAATTAATTACTACTATCATTCTTAAAAGTAATGTTATTCGTGGTTATGAAAACCTTATTATATTCATGCATGGGTCCGATGAATAAGGCTCTTGTAATTACGTCTTCTAATTTAGATGGGCATATATACTGCCAGCCTAGCTTTTTCGAGGTGCGAATAAAAAGAGAGCACTACCAGAAGCATCAAATATATTCTacacaaatcattttttttcagatgtgtttgaaaaaaaagaaaatatacgtACATCGCTTAATTTATGTGAGAGATTAACTAAATGACTTCCCATTATTATCGTTCATTTGTCTctctgtaaatttttttttctcttggcaAATGAACGATAATAATGGGAAGGCATTTAGTTAATTTCTCACATAAATTAAGCGATGTAGAGAGCATCGGCCAAGGGATTATTCACAATCAAATACACGTACATAAGCACTTGTGCTCTCGCATCGTTCATTTGTTGGCTAAGAAATGGCTTATTTATCCCATTTTAGATTCTGAAATTTGCAATGCAGCTAGTATAGCTCCATCATGGATCTCCATTTATCATCTACCTCTCTTAATTAGTTCACACGAAACCATATGTCGAATAAGTTGCACATAAGTTATAGATTTAGAAACAAAATGttcaatttcattaaaataggttttgtttgcttttacttttcttttgctGAAGTTTTTATAGTTGCTTGTTCTACTTCTATTATTGGCACTACAAAGGTATAAATAACTAGAAAGAGTCGATGGGGGCAAAATTTAGAGGCAcatacaataataataaaaattaaataatagaaaaGTGACATATCTCACTTTATCCCAATTCCCTTTCGTGTCCCaatctatttttcttatatatagaaAATTCGACGTTAATTTTTCTATTTCATTCTTAAAGCCCAAACCTGTTctctatattttgttttttaattataagagGTTCACCATTGCTAATGGGGCATAGAAACGTATGATAGTATGATACAGTTTTTGTAacaataaataaagagaaaatcaAAGATTTCATAGGTCCaccatatatgtttttttttgtgcaccaaCTTCCTTTATCAATCTCAAACCAAGTTTGGTACAAAAGCGTTTAGAGCCTGCTTGGCTAACATATCAACGGAAGAAATAGAGTTTCTAGACACCCAATGAAAAGAAACAGAGGTTGAACCTTCAAGTATTGCTGTCAACGACCTGATATCCGACAGGATTCTCAAACTATatactgaaaatatttttgtagggattaaaacacatttaaaaaaaatgtatagttgcatcatgcactaaaaTATGATGATATTGAAAGAGATTTGAAGCCTTTTGTTGTCTCctatttctaaataaaataacgattttatagtggtttttTCACCGATTTAAGAAGTATTACGAAattctactaaattaattgataaaaaattataacgatttccataaaccatgaaagagagtttaacatacattaatacaaatgtagaatttggttagaaattttaaaacaacactaaaaagtttgggcttcagtatatagagcgtttaacgtaaaactcaatatttcgtATGAGTTCatacatttattttgaaacaaatcaaaaatatatgatCCATACTTTCATCctaaactaacatatgatgatggtcaaagagacttggaacctttgttgcctatgtttctctagaaaatatcgattttataTTGATTagaatgtagaatgtggttagaaattttaaaacaacactaaaaaatataagtttcagtatatagagcgtttaacgtAAACCTCAATATATTCATAGAGATTTATACATAGATTTggttaaaaattcaaaaaaagtgACAACATTTTTTAATGGATatttgcatcatgcactaacaaatgatgatgttcaaagaggtttagaactttTATTGTCTCTGTTTCCcaagagaataacgattttatagtagttattccACTGATTTAGATAGTagtatgaagttttactaattaactcataaaaaattagaacgattcccatataccttgaaagagagtttaacatacattaataaaaatttagaatgtcGTTGGAAAATTTAGAACaacaataaaaagaataaagtatatagagcgtttaacgtaaaactcaatattttcgcagggggttaacacatagattttgagaaaaattaaaaaaatataacaatattgttttaatacatagttgcctCCTGTAcaaatatatgatgatggtcaaaggggtttggaacctttgttgtctcaatttctctagagaatagagattttataatggttagtccactaatttagggagtatatgaagttttactaaattaatttataaaacaattgaacgatgttcatgtaccatgaaagagagtttagcatacattaataaaaatgtagaatgtggttaaaatttttaaaacaacactaaatattaaaggcttcagtatataaagcatttaccaaaatttaatatttttgtatgggttaacacatagattttgagaaacaatttcaaaaaatatgaaaatattgttttaatacatagttgcgtcatgcactaacatatgatgatgttgaaagaggtttggagcgtttgttgtctcctttttaaagaaaatatcgATCTTATAGCGGTTATTtcaccgatttagggagtattatgaagttttattaaattatttgataaaaattatacCAATTCCCAtaaaccatgaaagagagtttaacatacattaatacaaatgtagaatgtggttagaaattttaaaacaacactaaaatgtttgggcttcagtatatagagcgtttaacgtaaaactcaatattttgtatgagtttatacatagattttgaaacgaattaaaaatataaaaatattgttttaatacatagtttcATCATAAACTAAAATATGATGATTGTCAAAGAGacttggaacctttgttgtctccatttttctagagaacaacgattttataatggttattccaCTATTTAAGGGAGTATATggagttttactaaattttaattatatacaaaattgaacgatgctcatgtacaatgaaaaagagtttagcatacattaatacaaatgtagaatgtgtttataaattttaaaacaatactaaagattataggcttcagtatatataacatttaccaaaatttaatatttttataggggttaacacatagattttgaaaaaatttcaataaatatgacagtattgttttaatgcatagttgcgtcatgcactaatatatgatgatgttgaaagaggtttggagcttttgttgtttttttttaaaatatcgataaaagttttactaaattaatgatAAACAATTATAACAATTCCCATAAACCATGGaaaagagtttaacatacattaatacaaatgtagaatgtggttagaaacattaaaacaaCACTACAAAGTTGGGCTTCAGTATTTAGAGCGTTTAATgtaaactcaatattttcgtatgggttaacatatagattttgagaaaattaaaaaaattaaaaaatattactttaatgcgtagttgcatcacgtactaatatatgatgatagtcaaagaggtttagaacgtTTGTtttctccatttctctagagaatggtgattttataatagttagtctactaatttagggagtatataaagttttacaaaattaatttataaaaacaattgaatgatgctcatttaccatgaaatagagtttagcatacattaattcaaaagtagaatgtggttagaaattttaaaacaacactaaagattataggcttcaatatatatagcatttaccaaaatttaatatttttgtagggggttggttaacatatagattttgagaaaatttcaaaaaatatgacaatattgttttaatacatagttgcgtCATGCACTAAAATATGATGATAatgaaagaggtttggagcctttattgtatctttttttttaaagaaaatagcGATCTTATTGTGGTTATTTCACCGATATAAGGagtatgaagttttactaaattaattgataaaaaaattaaacaaattcccataaaccatgaaagagagtttaacatacattaatacaattatAGAATATGGTtcgaaatattaaaacaacactaaaaagtttGGGCTTCAGTTTATAGAGCGTTTAacgtaaaactcaatattttcgtaggggtttacacatagattttgagaaaaattcaaaaaatataaaaatattgttttaatgcgtaGTTTCTCacgtactaatatatgatgatgatcaaagaggtttagaacctttgttgtcttcatttctctagagaatagcgattttataatagttagtccactaatttagggagtatatgaagttttactaaattaatttataaaaaaaattaatgatgctcatgtactatgaaagagagtttagcatacattaatacaaatgtggttagaaattttaaaacaactctaaAGATTATAGGGTTCAATATATATGACATTtaccaaaatttaatattattgtaggggttaacacatagattttgagaaaatttcaaaaaatatgacaatatcgttttaatgcatagttacgtCTTGCACTAtcatatgatgatgttgaaagaggtttggagcctttgttgtctcatTTTATAAAGAAACTAGCGATCGTATAGTGGTTATTTCACCGATATAggtagtattatgaagtttttctatattaattgataaaaaaattataacaattccCATAAACCATTAAAGATAGTTTAAAATACactaatacaaatatagaatgtggttagaaatattcaaacaacactaaaaagtttgggcttcagtatatagagcgtttaacgtaaacctcaatattttcgtaaggattaacacatagattttgagaataattaaaaaaatataaaaatactgcTTTGATGCGTAGTTGCCTCACgtactaatatatgaatatggtcaataggtttggaacctttgttgtctccatttttctaGAAAAAGCGATTTTATAATAGTTAGTCCACTAATTAATGGAGTATATGAAGTCTtactaaactaatttataaaaacattgaacgatgctcatgtaccatgaaaaagcgtttagcatacattaatacaaatgtagaatgtggttagaaattttaaaacaacactaaagattataggcttcagtatatattgcatttaccaaaatttgatatttttgtaggggttaacacatagatttatagaaaaattcaaaaaatatgaaaatattgttttaatgcatagttgcgtcatgcactaacatataataaggttcaaagaggtttgttgcctttgttgtctcatttttttaaaagaaaatagcgATCTTATAGTGATTATTTTCATCGatatagggagtattatgaagttttactaaattaattgataaaaaattaaaacaattccCATAAACCACgaaaaagagtttaacatacattaatacaaatatagaatgtggttCGAAATATTAAAACACACTAAAAATTTTGGGCTTCAATATACAGAGCGTTTAacgtaaaactcaatattttcgtatgggttaacacatagattttgagaaaaattcaaaaaatataaaaatattgctttaatgcGTAGTTGCCTcatgtactaatatatgatgatgttcaaagaggtttggaacctttgttgtctccatttctctagagaatagcgattttataatagttagtccactaatttagggaatatatgaaattttactaaattaatttataaaaaaaaatgaacgatgcgcatgtaccatgaaagagagttaagcatatattaatacaaatatagattgtggttaaaatttttaaaacaacactaaagattataggcttcagtatatatagcatttaccaaaatttaatatttttgtaggggttaaaatataaatttttagaaaatttcaaaaaatatgacaatattttttaatgcatagttgcatcatggactaacatatgatgacgttcaaagagttttggagcctttgttgtctccgtttttcaagaaaatagttattttattgtggttattccattgatttagggagtattatagaattttactaaattaagtgataaaaaaattataactattcccatataccatgaaaaagaacttaaaatacattaatacaaatatagaatgtggttaaaaaatttataacaacactaaatattataggctttcagtatataaagtatttaccaaaaactcaatattttcgaaggggttaacacatggattttgagaaaatttcaaaaaatatgacaatatttttttaatgcatagttgcatcatgcactaacatatgatgatgttcaaagaggtttggagtctttgttgtctccatttttcaaaaaaaatagttattttatagtagttatttcatcaatttatggagtattatgaagttttcctaaattaattgataaaaaattataatgattcccatataccatgaaaaagagcttaaaatacattaatacaaatgtagaatgtgtttagaaattttaaaacaacactaaagattataggctttcagtatataaagtatttaccaaaaactcaatattttcgaaggggttaacacatggattttgagaaaattaaaaacaaatataaaaatattgttttaatgcatatttgcattctgcactaacatatgatgatgtttaaagaggtttggagcctttgttgtctctgtttttcaagaaaatagttatttcatcgatttagggagtattatgaacttttactaaattaatagataaaaaaattataacgattcccatataccatgaaaaaaacttaaaatacattaatacaaatgtagaatgtggtaaaaatttttaaaacaacactaaagattataggctttcagtatataaagtatttaccaaaaactcaatattttcgaaggggttaacacatggattttgagaaaatttcaaaaaatatgacaatattgttttaatgcatattttcatcctgcactaacatacgatgaagttcaaagagttttggagcctttgttgtctccgtttttccagaaaatagttatttattgtggttattccatcgatttaggaagtattatgaaattttactaaattaattgaaaaacaaattataacaattcccatataccatgaaaaagagcttaaaatacattaatacaaatgaagaatgtggttaaatgttttaaaacaacactaaagaatataggctttcagtatataaagtatttaccaaaaactcaatattttcgaaggggttaacacatggattttgagaaaaatttcataaaatatgacaatattgttttaatgcataattgcatcctgcactaacatatgatgatgctcaaagaggtttgaggcctttgttgtctccgttttttaaaaaatagttattttatagtggttattccatcgatttaggtagtattatgaagttttactaaattaattgataaaaaaattataacgattcccatataccttgaaaaagagcttaaaatacattaatacaaatctaGTATGtggttaaatattaaaaaaaacactaaagattataggctttcagtatataaagtatttaccaaaaactcaatatattcGAAGgaggttaacacatggattttgagaaaatttcaaaaaatatgacaatattttttaatgcatagttgcatcatgaactaacatatgatgatgttcaaagagttttggagcatttgttgtctctgtttttcaagaaaatagtcattttattgtggttattccattgatttagggagtattatggaattttactaaattaattgataaagaaattataacgattcccatataccatgaaaaagagcttaaaatacattaatacaaatgtagaatatagttaaaaaatttataacaacactaaagattataggcttttagtatataaagtatttacgaaaaactcaatatttttgaagggggttaacacatggattttgatttttttttttaaaaatatgacaatgttgttttaatgcatagttgcatcatgcgctaacatatgatgatgttaaaagatttttggagcctttgttgtctccgttttttaagattatagttattttattgtggttattctatcgatttaggaagtattatgaaattttactaaattaattgataaaaaaattataacgattcccatataccatgaaaaagagcttaaaatacattaatacaaatgtataatgtggttaaaaatatttaaacaacactaaagattataggattccagtatataaagtatttaccaaaaactcaatattttcgaagggggttaatacatggattttgagaaaatttcaaaaaatatgacaatatttttttaatgcatagttgcatcatgcactaacatatgatgatgttcaaagaggtttggagcgtttgttgtctccgtttttcaagaaaatagttattttattgtggttattccatcgatttagggagtattatggagtttttctaaattaattgataaaaaattataacgattcccatataccatgaaaaagagcttaaaatacattaatacaaatgtagaatgtggttagaaattttaaaacaacactaaacatTATtggctttcagtatataaagtatttaccaaaaactcaatattttcgaaggggttaacacatggattttgagaaaatttcaaaaaatatgacaatattgttttaatgcataattgcatcctgcactaacatatgatgattcaaagaggtttgagcctttgttgtctccgtttttaaaaaaatagttattttatagtgttattcatcgatttaggtagtattatgaagttttactaaattaattgataaaaaaatataacgattcccatataccatgaaaaagagcttaaaatacattaatacaaatgtagaatgtggttaaatattaaaaaaaacactaaagattataggctttcagtatataaagtatttaccaaaaactcaatattttcgaaggggttaacacatggattttgagaaaatttcaaaaaatatgacaatatttttaatgcatagttgcatctgcactaacatatgatgatgttcaaagagtttggagcatttttgtctctgtttttcaagaaaatagtcattttattgtggttattccattgatttagggagtattatggaattttactaaattaattgataaagaaattataacgattcccatataccatgaaaaagagcttaaaatacattaatacaaatgtagaatgtggttaaaaattttaaaacaacactaaagattataggctttcagtatataaagtatttaccaaaaactcaatattttcgaaggggttaacacatggttgagaaaatttcaaaaatatgacaatattttttaatgcatagttgcatcctgcactaacatatatgatgatgttcaaagagttttggagcctttgttgtctctgtttttcaagaaaatagttattttattgtggttattcatgatttagggagtattatgaattttactaaattaattgataaaaaaattataacgattcccatataccatgaaaagagcttaaaatacattattataaaaatgtagaatgtggttaaaaattttaaaacaacactaaagattataggctttcattatataaagtatttctaaaaaactcaatattttgcgaaggggttaacacatggattttgagaaaatttcaaaaaatatgaccatatttttttaatgcatacttgcatcatgcactaacatattatgatgttcaaagaggtttgaagccttcgttgtctctgtttttcaagaaaatatttattttatagtagttatttcatcgatttagggagtattatgaagttttactaaattaattgataaacaaattataacgattcccatataccatgaaaaagagcttaaaatacattaatacaaatgtagaatgtggttagaaattttaaaacaacactaaagattataggctttaagtatataaagtatttactaaaaactcaatattttcgaaggggctaacacatggattttgagaaaatttcaaaaaatatgacaatattgttttaatgaatatttgcatcctgcactaacatatgatgatgttcaaagaggtttagaacctttgttgtctccgtttttcaaaaaaatagttattttatagtggttattccatcgatttaggtagtattatgaagttttattaaattaattgataaaaaattataacgattcccatataccatgaaaaagatcttaaaatacattaatacatatgTAGAGTGTGGTTAAATTtgtaaaacaacactaaagatcgtaggcttttagtatataaattatttaccacaaactcactattttcgatGGGTAACACatgaattttgagaaaatttcaaaaaatatgacaatattgttttaatgcatatttgcatcctgcactaacatatgacgATGTTCAAATAGGTTTTGGagcatttgttgtctccgtttttcaaaaaaatagttattttatagtggttattccatcgatttaggtaaaattatgaagttttactaaattaattaataaaaaaattataacgattctcatataccatgaaaaagagcttaaaatacattaatacaaatgtacaatgtggttaaaaaatttataacaacactaaatattataggctt
This genomic window contains:
- the LOC103828094 gene encoding phosphoinositide phospholipase C 3, translated to MSETFKVCFCCSRSFKEKKRQPPGSIKRLFEAYSRNGKMSSDDLLRFVSEVQGEEHAGMDYVQDIFNSVKHHNVFHIHGFVHLNAFYRYLFSDTNSPLPLSRQVHHDMKAPLAHYFVYTGHNSYLTGNQVNSRSSVEPIVQSLRKGVKVIELDLWPNPSGNAAEVRHGGTLTSHEDLQKCLNAIKENAFHVSDYPVIVTLEDHLPPNLQGKVAKMLTRTFRGMLFRFDSESCKHFPSPEELKKKILISTKPPKEYLESQVIQSSRRTPVDRTTSWSGTTNMSWRGEKKIPEEEEESEAVGYRDLIAIHAGNCKSGLEDCLRDDPEKPRRISVNEQWVENVVRTRGSDVVRFTQRNLVRIYPKGTRVDSSNYDPHVGWTHGAQMVAFNMQGHGKQLWIMQGMFRANGGCGYVKKPRILLDTQRLFDPCKSLPIKTTLKVKIFTGEGWDLDFPQTHFDQYSPPDFFVKIGIAGVPRDTVSYRTETAVDQWFPIWKQEFLFQLSVPELALVWFRVQDYDNDTHNDFAGQTCLPLPELKSGIRAVRLHDRAGKPYKNSRLLVSFYFDPPCTF